The Buttiauxella selenatireducens genome has a window encoding:
- the lpxH gene encoding UDP-2,3-diacylglucosamine diphosphatase: MTLFIADLHLCSEEPAITAGFLRFLAGSAREADALYILGDLFEAWIGDDDPEPLHRQIALAIKDLVDSGVPCFFIHGNRDFLLGKRFARLSGMTLLPEEQVVNLYGRNMLLLHGDTLCTDDHGYQAFRKKVHQPWLQCLFLALPLFIRKRVAAKMRANSKASNSSKSMTIMDVNPHAVVDALTRHQVQWMIHGHTHRPEIHPLTANGKPAFRCVLGAWHAQGSMIKVTAEDVELIPFDF; encoded by the coding sequence ATGACGCTTTTTATCGCAGATTTGCATCTGTGTTCAGAAGAACCGGCGATTACCGCCGGTTTTCTGCGTTTTCTGGCGGGCTCGGCGCGGGAAGCTGACGCACTCTATATCCTTGGCGATCTGTTTGAAGCCTGGATTGGTGATGACGACCCTGAACCTTTGCACCGCCAAATTGCTCTTGCTATCAAAGACCTGGTTGATTCCGGTGTGCCCTGCTTCTTTATTCATGGCAACCGCGATTTCCTGCTCGGTAAACGTTTTGCACGCTTGAGCGGAATGACATTGTTACCCGAAGAACAGGTTGTCAATTTATACGGTCGCAATATGTTATTGCTACACGGCGATACACTTTGTACCGATGACCACGGTTATCAGGCCTTCCGCAAGAAAGTCCACCAGCCCTGGCTGCAATGTCTGTTTCTCGCCCTGCCGCTGTTTATTCGCAAACGCGTCGCCGCCAAAATGCGTGCTAACAGCAAAGCGTCCAACAGCAGTAAATCGATGACGATTATGGATGTGAATCCACACGCCGTTGTTGATGCCCTTACCCGTCACCAGGTGCAGTGGATGATCCACGGCCATACTCATCGCCCTGAAATTCACCCGCTAACGGCTAACGGCAAACCCGCATTTCGCTGCGTTTTAGGTGCCTGGCATGCGCAAGGGTCGATGATTAAAGTGACCGCCGAAGATGTGGAATTAATTCCTTTCGATTTCTAA
- the mnmH gene encoding tRNA 2-selenouridine(34) synthase MnmH, whose protein sequence is MENARPNTQNYEHLLRADIPLIDVRAPVEFTQGAMPAALNLPLMSDDERAQVGTCYKQRGQQAAIELGHSLVQGEIREARLQKWLELCRQNPQGYLCCARGGLRSHLVQQWLREAGVDYPLVEGGYKALRHYAMDVIESRSRWPMVLVSGNTGGGKTILIRSLPTGVDLEGLAHHRGSSFGRTIVEQPSQTNFENNLAVTLLKKSDGSQKRWVVEDEGRMIGSRHIPECFREQMLRSPIVVIDEPFEQRLARLKTEYFQQMSEAFLSVHDEDTAWQNYGEYLHHGLFAIRRRLGMERFAQFTARLEDALVLQRKTGSVEGHLAWLSPLLEEYYDPMYRYQLSKKADNIVFRGNYQQVEAWLRDAT, encoded by the coding sequence ATGGAAAACGCTCGTCCCAACACCCAAAATTATGAACATCTGCTGCGCGCAGATATTCCGCTTATCGACGTGCGGGCGCCGGTTGAATTCACCCAGGGGGCCATGCCTGCCGCGCTGAATTTGCCGCTGATGTCAGATGATGAGCGTGCGCAAGTGGGTACGTGCTACAAACAGCGTGGGCAACAAGCAGCGATTGAGTTAGGTCACAGTCTGGTTCAGGGTGAAATTCGTGAGGCCCGTTTGCAGAAGTGGCTCGAACTTTGTCGCCAAAATCCGCAGGGGTATCTGTGCTGCGCCAGAGGCGGCCTGCGCTCCCATCTGGTTCAGCAATGGCTGCGTGAAGCGGGTGTCGACTATCCGCTGGTCGAAGGCGGTTATAAGGCGCTGCGCCACTATGCGATGGATGTGATTGAGTCTCGCTCACGTTGGCCTATGGTGCTGGTCAGCGGTAATACAGGCGGCGGTAAAACGATTCTAATCCGTTCACTGCCGACAGGCGTCGATCTTGAAGGGCTGGCTCATCATCGCGGTTCGTCATTTGGCCGCACCATTGTCGAACAACCCTCGCAGACCAACTTTGAAAATAACCTGGCGGTGACGCTACTTAAGAAAAGTGACGGCTCGCAAAAAAGATGGGTTGTTGAAGATGAAGGCCGGATGATTGGTTCGCGCCATATCCCGGAATGCTTCAGGGAACAGATGTTACGCTCTCCAATTGTGGTGATTGATGAACCATTTGAGCAGCGTTTAGCGCGTTTAAAAACCGAATATTTCCAGCAAATGAGCGAAGCGTTTTTGTCGGTACACGACGAAGATACCGCCTGGCAAAACTACGGCGAGTATCTGCATCATGGCTTGTTTGCCATTCGCCGCCGTCTTGGAATGGAGCGTTTTGCACAGTTCACCGCACGACTGGAAGACGCGCTGGTGCTGCAACGTAAAACGGGTTCTGTTGAAGGGCATCTCGCCTGGCTTTCGCCACTGCTCGAAGAGTATTACGACCCGATGTATCGTTATCAGCTCAGCAAAAAAGCGGACAACATTGTGTTTCGCGGCAACTACCAGCAGGTGGAAGCCTGGCTGCGTGACGCGACTTAA
- the purK gene encoding 5-(carboxyamino)imidazole ribonucleotide synthase, with the protein MKRVCVLGNGQLGRMLRQAGEPLGIAVYPVGLDAEPEAVPFAQSVITAEIERWPETALTRELARHNAFVNRDVFPIIADRLTQKQLFDKLELATAPWQLLSSRDQWADVFQNLGELAIVKRRVGGYDGRGQWRLRSQETDQLPDDCYGECIVEQGINFSGEVSLVGARGHDGTTVFYPLTHNLHQDGILRTSVVFPQVNIEQQQQAEAMLSAILHELNYVGVMAMECFITPAGLLINELAPRVHNSGHWTQNGASISQFELHLRAIVDLPLPQPVVNSPSVMVNLIGTDLNYDWLKLPLVHLHWYDKEVREGRKVGHLNLNDSDIGRLGASLEALVPLLPAEYASGISWAQSKLSI; encoded by the coding sequence ATGAAACGGGTTTGCGTGCTGGGTAACGGTCAATTAGGCAGGATGTTACGCCAGGCGGGCGAACCGCTGGGTATCGCAGTTTATCCGGTTGGCTTAGATGCCGAACCCGAAGCCGTTCCGTTTGCACAAAGCGTGATTACCGCTGAAATTGAGCGCTGGCCTGAAACCGCCCTCACCCGCGAACTGGCTCGCCACAACGCTTTTGTAAACCGCGATGTGTTCCCGATAATCGCCGACCGCCTGACGCAAAAGCAGTTGTTCGATAAGCTCGAACTGGCAACCGCGCCGTGGCAATTGCTTTCCAGCCGCGACCAATGGGCCGATGTATTCCAGAACTTGGGCGAACTGGCGATTGTGAAACGCCGCGTCGGTGGATACGACGGGCGTGGACAGTGGCGTTTGCGCAGCCAGGAAACCGACCAGTTACCCGATGATTGCTACGGCGAATGTATCGTCGAGCAAGGTATTAATTTCTCGGGTGAAGTTTCTCTCGTGGGTGCTCGTGGACATGACGGCACCACCGTATTTTACCCGCTGACGCATAACCTGCATCAGGACGGCATTCTGCGCACCAGCGTGGTTTTCCCACAGGTCAATATCGAGCAACAGCAGCAAGCAGAAGCGATGCTGTCGGCCATTTTGCACGAGCTGAACTATGTTGGCGTCATGGCGATGGAGTGCTTTATCACGCCAGCCGGTTTGTTGATTAACGAACTCGCCCCGCGTGTGCACAACAGCGGGCACTGGACGCAAAACGGCGCATCCATCAGTCAGTTTGAATTGCATCTGCGCGCCATCGTAGATCTGCCGCTGCCACAACCTGTTGTCAATTCACCGTCTGTGATGGTTAACCTCATCGGCACAGACCTGAATTACGACTGGCTAAAACTGCCGTTAGTGCATTTGCATTGGTACGACAAAGAAGTGCGTGAAGGTCGAAAAGTGGGCCATCTCAATCTCAATGACAGCGATATCGGCAGACTTGGCGCGTCGCTTGAAGCGCTGGTGCCACTATTACCTGCGGAATACGCAAGTGGGATTTCCTGGGCGCAGAGTAAACTCTCCATATAG
- the purE gene encoding 5-(carboxyamino)imidazole ribonucleotide mutase, which produces MSSNQTPARIAIVMGSKSDWATMQFAAEILTTLDVPHHVEVVSAHRTPDKLFSFAEQASGNGYQVIIAGAGGAAHLPGMIAAKTLVPVLGVPVQSAALSGVDSLYSIVQMPRGIPVGTLAIGKAGAANAALLAAQILALHDQALNQRLQNWRQSQTDEVLENPDPRGEA; this is translated from the coding sequence ATGTCCTCCAACCAGACCCCGGCGCGTATCGCCATTGTCATGGGTTCCAAAAGTGACTGGGCCACCATGCAGTTTGCCGCAGAAATCCTCACCACCCTTGATGTCCCACACCACGTTGAAGTGGTTTCCGCTCACCGCACTCCCGATAAACTTTTCAGCTTTGCCGAACAGGCAAGCGGCAACGGTTATCAGGTGATTATTGCGGGCGCAGGCGGTGCGGCACATTTACCGGGCATGATCGCGGCAAAAACCCTGGTTCCCGTGCTGGGTGTGCCAGTCCAAAGTGCTGCATTAAGCGGCGTCGACAGTCTCTATTCCATTGTTCAAATGCCGCGTGGTATTCCGGTCGGGACGTTGGCTATCGGTAAAGCGGGTGCCGCCAATGCCGCTCTGCTGGCCGCCCAAATCCTGGCGCTGCACGACCAGGCACTCAATCAACGCCTGCAAAACTGGCGTCAAAGCCAAACCGACGAAGTGCTGGAAAACCCAGACCCACGGGGTGAAGCATGA
- the ppiB gene encoding peptidylprolyl isomerase B, producing the protein MVTFHTNHGDIVIKTFDDKAPITVKNFLEYCREGFYDNTIFHRVINGFMIQGGGFEPGMKQKETKDTIQNEANNGLKNTKGTLAMARTQAPHSATAQFFINVADNDFLNFSSESMQGWGYCVFAEVVEGMDVVEKIKGVSTGRSGMHQDVPKEDVVITSVTVSE; encoded by the coding sequence ATGGTTACTTTTCATACTAATCACGGCGATATCGTAATCAAAACTTTTGATGATAAAGCGCCGATTACTGTTAAAAACTTCCTCGAATACTGCCGCGAAGGTTTCTACGACAACACCATTTTCCACCGTGTGATCAATGGTTTTATGATCCAGGGCGGCGGTTTTGAACCGGGTATGAAGCAGAAAGAGACCAAAGACACCATTCAGAATGAAGCGAACAACGGCCTGAAAAACACCAAAGGCACGCTGGCAATGGCTCGTACTCAGGCTCCACACTCTGCAACAGCTCAGTTCTTCATTAACGTAGCTGATAACGATTTCCTGAACTTCAGCAGCGAAAGCATGCAAGGTTGGGGTTACTGCGTATTTGCTGAAGTCGTTGAAGGTATGGACGTCGTTGAGAAAATCAAAGGCGTGTCCACCGGTCGCAGCGGTATGCACCAGGACGTTCCTAAAGAAGACGTGGTTATCACTAGCGTAACCGTAAGCGAATAA